The uncultured Carboxylicivirga sp. genomic interval CACATCAGGTTTTATCCATGCTGGCTCCCACTCTGCCTGAATGGCACTGCCAAAATTATCATCCAATAACTGACGACATGCTCCTGTCCAGTTACCCATATCAACCATAGCTTGTTTGGCTCTGTATTCCATAATTAAACGACGCATTTGATAATCGCCCAACGTTTCGCTAATACCATCTAAAACCCTGTTTTCGCAATTACGCCAAATCCATGCCACACTATGATCACCAAATATTTGACTAAATATAACCGGGAATAGGTTTCCATATTGATTACCTCCTAATAGATTACGCCATGTACAAATTTGCTGATCACCATCAAACATATTTACACCTTCGGCCGAAGGACCACCAAAACTACCATCCTGAAGCCATCCACTGTAACATTCAATTGGCATAAACGGAGCTATTAAAGCACCGGCATTTAAGAAGCCCATTGATGAATAATCGCCTGATTTTTGCGACTCCATCTCTTGTTGCAACCAGGTATTTCCACCTTCCTGAAACCAAGCAGCATTTTTAGCTCCGGGTAAATCAGCCAATAGAGAGTGAATTCCTTCATGAATCATTGCTCCCATCTGGGCTTCTCTATCGTTGTAAGGACAATTAGGATCGAAAGAATAAACCGGATAATACGAAGCTAATACCATTGGCCAGTTCTCGCCTTCATAATTAATGTTTCCCATCCATCCGCCTAAGGCTTCGTCATCGGCATCATCGGTACTTAAACCAGAACCATAAAGGTAGATAGCACTACGATATCCATTTTTTATCCTCTTATCTGGTGGCCATCCCATAACATCTCTGAAATAAGCAAAATCCTGATTAAAGCGATCTAACATTGGTTGAATAGCAGCTTCGGTAATTTCGCTACGAGCATTAGGTCCCCATACAAATGTCCACCATCCCGAAGACAAACGACCTTCAACATTTTCGCAATCATCTAAATCCTTCGTTGGCATTTCCAATTCGGGAAACTCATCTTTAAAATCGTAATAAATAGGAGGATCGTAAGCAGGCCATGCGAATGCAGAACCATCGTTACTATTGCTAACAGTAACGTTGACTACCTTCTGAGAGTAACCACCACAATCGTTGATACATACAACCTGATAAGCCCCCATTTGATTAACTTGTAGATTCTCCAGGAAGATATTGTCCACACCCGAAGCACTAAAATCATCCGGACCAAACCAATACAACTCGCCATCACCAGATATCTCAGCGGTAATGCTTACATTATCGCCAGCCACAACTACCACATTCGATAGTTCTACGGCATCAGAATTATTTACCTGCACCATTGTTTCAATCTCTGATGCCGAACATGGTGATTCGTCAGATGCAAATACGCGCCACTCGATAATACCGGTAGCCGTTTCGCTTTTCATATTAATGCGAATTTTACTCGACCAAACACCAAGCGACAATGAGTTATCAACATCTAATTCAGCACCAATCTGTCCGGCATTTATCCAGCTTACACCATTCCAATATTCGATATAAGCATCAGTTGGTTGACCAATACCACCTCCATCGGACCACCAAAACACATTGGTAGATTCAATATTAATTTGAGTATCCCACTCATACTGAACCCAATTATAGGTATTGTAAAACGAATCGCCATTCCAGTTACCATATGCCCCTTCTTCAGGTTTCTCCATTGAACTGGTTGATGAAATACCATCATTAACTGCAGTAAGCACCTCCCATGGCGATACAAAGGAAGTAGAAACGGTGGCCTCCAAAGCCCGATTAGTGATTGTTTGGGCCCACATATTACTTGCATTCAAAAACAAGAATAGCAGAACTACTCTGAAAAATGTAAATTTTAAATTCATTTTTTCATAGATTTTTAGTTAAGAATTTTGGTTTAGAAACCTCTAAGATTTCACTTCAAAACTATAACATGAATGATATTTAACTATATCACAAATGATTATTATACTTGTACAAATGTTTATATTAAAGAGAATATCAATCTTCCAAAATTATATTAATTAATACTATCAAAGCAGACACAATCCGTGCAATGCCTTATCACTCCAAGAAAGTAATGCCATTCAATATACACTAACTGATTCTTAAATAATACTCAAACAAAATTGTTTTGATTTGCTTATCAATCAATTGCACATAAACATGTAGTTAAACTACAATCCAATTATCTAATT includes:
- a CDS encoding T9SS type A sorting domain-containing protein encodes the protein MNLKFTFFRVVLLFLFLNASNMWAQTITNRALEATVSTSFVSPWEVLTAVNDGISSTSSMEKPEEGAYGNWNGDSFYNTYNWVQYEWDTQINIESTNVFWWSDGGGIGQPTDAYIEYWNGVSWINAGQIGAELDVDNSLSLGVWSSKIRINMKSETATGIIEWRVFASDESPCSASEIETMVQVNNSDAVELSNVVVVAGDNVSITAEISGDGELYWFGPDDFSASGVDNIFLENLQVNQMGAYQVVCINDCGGYSQKVVNVTVSNSNDGSAFAWPAYDPPIYYDFKDEFPELEMPTKDLDDCENVEGRLSSGWWTFVWGPNARSEITEAAIQPMLDRFNQDFAYFRDVMGWPPDKRIKNGYRSAIYLYGSGLSTDDADDEALGGWMGNINYEGENWPMVLASYYPVYSFDPNCPYNDREAQMGAMIHEGIHSLLADLPGAKNAAWFQEGGNTWLQQEMESQKSGDYSSMGFLNAGALIAPFMPIECYSGWLQDGSFGGPSAEGVNMFDGDQQICTWRNLLGGNQYGNLFPVIFSQIFGDHSVAWIWRNCENRVLDGISETLGDYQMRRLIMEYRAKQAMVDMGNWTGACRQLLDDNFGSAIQAEWEPAWIKPDVWYATPYAVTTDDGTGLLTPEYRTTPGWSGANQIPLIVEGDKVTVDFQPIGNNMSCQLCYRATDGTVVYGEPVLGGECSLNIDKPAANDLVIAVICNTDYIYEGEQTRKAHFDYRLQLGDGVKERANWNLRWYQYDNDLSNVALPTSIKKDADALQMLSVYPNPVKSGEEVKISFSNEDASDAYVKVYNIGGGLVLTSKTNSSEMKLSTSQLKKGIYILSVESAGNTDTYKLIIQ